Genomic window (Eremothecium sinecaudum strain ATCC 58844 chromosome VI, complete sequence):
GTAACACAAAAACCCATTGTATAAGGGTTAGGAAGTGCAAGCTGTATATCTACGATCATTTATCCAGTGTTTCGAAGCCTTAGCAATAGTGGTCGAGGGGAATTAGTACGAAATATGTAAATTTTGCATACTAGTTGGGTGTAAGCTTCGTTGATATTATGACCGGGTAAGGACTTTATTGTTGACATATAATAAGAACCACTTCTCCCTCCCCTATCCCTACTTTATAACATATACGTTATATACACAGGTGTCTTTCAAGTAGTTTCAGTTAATACAGGTATTGGAAAGAACTGCAACCATATTATCGCAATGGGTGGAATTCTTAAAAACAAGTCAGCTCTTAaggaagaggaagaacAAGCCTTCGATGCTGAATCAGTGACCGAGTTCAGACAACAAGTCCTAAAAAACACAAGGTTAAATGCACAATTGACAAGCAGACAAGGTAGTGATGGATCACTCCCAATTTCTTCGCCGGTCAAGGGTGGCGTCCCCAAAGATACTCTATCTTTGAAGCGTGAACAAGATCAAAAAGAGGCCCTTCAGTGGAATCAAGTAAATTTAGACGAAAATGAAATCGCAAAGTTAGAGTTTCAATCTGTTCACGTTGATGAACCTAAGACGCCGTATCAAGGAGCAATAGACCCAAATGGGGAGTACTATCGGCATGACGACGAGGATGATCTTGAAAGCTTAACCCTAGGAGAGCCACAATATCGTGCCTCAGAACAACCTGGTGAAGATGATATTTCAGATGATCAAGAGCATGAAGATTGTGATAGCGTAACTATTGATAAACGTAAGAAGTTTGCAGAAATGAGGAAGAAACACTACGATGTGAGGGAGGTGTTCAATAATCGTCAAAATTACGGGAGCGATGAAGAGGAATAAGATGGTTGCAAGGCGCTACCGTTCGATTGATAGCCATAGTAGGAAAGTACCTACCGGTGTAGTTTAAGTATTTGCAACAGTTGTTAGCGAGGCCAGAGTACATGAATAATATATCATGTTTTACGATAATCATTAAATTTTTTATTCCTAGAAGTCGTCTTCATGAAGTACGGCATATGAATGCATCCGATGAGCCTGATCGAGGACTATTTGCTCTGCTAAGGCTTTATAAAGATGCGATCTAAAAGGATAGCTAGTTCCACCGGATCTGCTTCTAAGACTGTTTCCAAGAAGCCTAAATTAGACCAAAAATCTACAATTAAAAAGACCCAAAATGATAAGAAAGTTCCGAAACTGCCACCAaaagctgttaagaagaTATTAAAATTAACGTCAAAAACTGTTAATTACACGCTATGCATTCCTACAAGTATTTTAGACAATTGCTCAAACTTAGAACAAATTACTCATACTATCTACCAAGTTGCAAAAAGCGCTACCCTTTTCAATGCCTGGGAGATCATTGTTCTTGACCTTGGCGACAGTCTTGAAAAACAGCACAAAGGTGATCTAGAGGGTAAGAAAGCGCCGCAGAAGAAGATCAAGTTCAATGAGCCGGCTGCATCCGTTGCTCTAACGGCATCTACCGACAAGGCTGCTGCTTCCTCATCTTCCTCCTCGACGAGAAAAAAGCTAACACGTGCTATGCTAATCGCAACACTGCTGCAGTACTTCGTAACTCCTCCATACTTAATATCATCTGTTTTCAAGAAAAAGTATGCCGGCTATTTCAAGGTTGCTGCGAAACTCCCAAGGCTTTCAGCTCTACCGTTCATGCGCCACCTTTCAGATGACAAAGGCAGGTACAGGGAGGGGCTTTCCGTTCGCATGAAGAAGCCTACTACAATTAACTGCTCCACTAGTAAAACATCAAAGATGCAGAAAAAGCCGTACGAAAAAACCAGCTATATCAATATAGGAAAGGGCGAATATTTGGAGCTAAAAGGGCAGATGGTCCCTGTGAACGTCAGGGTTACAGTGGATACCGTTAGCCGCAGAGTAGTATCCCCAACGGAGGCCTATGGCGATTATGTAGGAGTTAACGCTTCTTATGGTTATCATGTTCGGGTTGCTCCGACATTCCCAGACGTATTCACCCAGTGTGGGCACTCCGAAGGCTATACACAGGCTATTTGGGTCAATAGCGGGGACTTTTTCCATGAAGAGAATAGATCAAGCATAAAAATCCCTCGCATAGAGCGCATTATAAGGCCTACAGATGAAGAGCTCGCCGACGGGGCTGCACCATCAAATGTATTGCTTTTCTTTGGCAAGCTCAAGCATCTTCAACACAAGTTCAACGAATCTGCAGAACAGTTTGACGGTGCACAAGGCGTCCAAAGCTTTTTCGATGGTCAACTGGACCTTCCAGGCAGTTGCCCAGAAGGCTATGTTTGCATTGAAGACAGCTGTCTCATTGCATTA
Coding sequences:
- the GLC8 gene encoding PP1-complex regulatory subunit GLC8 (Syntenic homolog of Ashbya gossypii AGL341C; Syntenic homolog of Saccharomyces cerevisiae YMR311C (GLC8)), which translates into the protein MGGILKNKSALKEEEEQAFDAESVTEFRQQVLKNTRLNAQLTSRQGSDGSLPISSPVKGGVPKDTLSLKREQDQKEALQWNQVNLDENEIAKLEFQSVHVDEPKTPYQGAIDPNGEYYRHDDEDDLESLTLGEPQYRASEQPGEDDISDDQEHEDCDSVTIDKRKKFAEMRKKHYDVREVFNNRQNYGSDEEE
- a CDS encoding RNA methyltransferase (Syntenic homolog of Ashbya gossypii AGL342C; Syntenic homolog of Saccharomyces cerevisiae YMR310C and YGR283C), translating into MRSKRIASSTGSASKTVSKKPKLDQKSTIKKTQNDKKVPKLPPKAVKKILKLTSKTVNYTLCIPTSILDNCSNLEQITHTIYQVAKSATLFNAWEIIVLDLGDSLEKQHKGDLEGKKAPQKKIKFNEPAASVALTASTDKAAASSSSSSTRKKLTRAMLIATLLQYFVTPPYLISSVFKKKYAGYFKVAAKLPRLSALPFMRHLSDDKGRYREGLSVRMKKPTTINCSTSKTSKMQKKPYEKTSYINIGKGEYLELKGQMVPVNVRVTVDTVSRRVVSPTEAYGDYVGVNASYGYHVRVAPTFPDVFTQCGHSEGYTQAIWVNSGDFFHEENRSSIKIPRIERIIRPTDEELADGAAPSNVLLFFGKLKHLQHKFNESAEQFDGAQGVQSFFDGQLDLPGSCPEGYVCIEDSCLIALTCLNHIV